Within the Setaria viridis chromosome 3, Setaria_viridis_v4.0, whole genome shotgun sequence genome, the region ACCACTGTGCCAGGACTCACTAGGTCCTGGTTGTCAGGCTATGAAATGTAACTTTTTTAGTTTTGTAAACACATGGAAATTGTAATAACAATAGCTCCAATGTTACTTGCAATAAAAAAGTGACAATAATATATAATTTGACTAGTCAAAAGAGGAACAAGAAATGAAACATACGTAAAAGGTTGTGCTGTAGTTGAACAACTTCATGGTCCATTCCCCAAAAAATCCCCTACTTCATAGTACAGCACAAGGTTCTAATGACCTCCAACAAACTGACATGTTTGGTATTAAAGTATTAAAAACAATCAGTTGACACCATCAGTAACAAAAGTACCGAATTCTGCAGCCTATCCAACATGTGACTATGTGAGCATGATATTGATATCACACTGGCATGTCAGCTTGATCAACAGTCAGATTGAATCAATGAAAACTGAAACTCCAACAAACTGGTAGAAAGGCTAATTCTCCATGTGCATTTCTTTCTAGGATTAGAGTTCATTTCAAAGAGATGTACAAGATGTTTTGATAATTTGATCCAATGAAGGTTTCCGGAGCCAAATTAGTGCTGAGAAGCATGTACAATTATGACTGGCTACTTTTAACCTACTAATTTCTCAATTTCTCTGCAACTCGTCAGGAAGGAAAACACAGTTTCTGACCAATCCTCATCAGCTAAGACACCTAAAACTCTCAGGCTACATGCAACGACGCATTGTTCGCCGGCGGACATCTTGGCCTTCGACAGCGTCTGGTGGTCCTTCCCCACCTGGTTATGCCCAGTGCATCGGCGTCCAAGTCAGCAGGGGCAAGTGGTGGTAACCCTGGCGGTGGGCTGACCTCGacttcctccacctccatgGCGACAGCCATGCTTCTTGCCCGGCGCCTCCCCCTCGGCTGCTGcccgccccggcctcctcccTTCATTGGGGTCACTGGCTTTGGCCTTCCGAGTGCACGAAGATCCTCTGACACCTCGTGCTTCGGCAACAACGCAAGGCATGGCAAGATGTCCCTCTGAAAGTCTTTCCTCTTACGGCGTCCTCGCCCTTTGCCTCTCTGAGGTTTTGGGGTCAGCAGTGAAGCTGCAGAGCAATGGCCATTGTCACAGTTATCCTTCTGGGTGGCTCTTGGTGTTGAATGGTGCTCGGTGCTTTTGGTTTCTTGCAGCTTCAGTGTCAAAGCCTCAAAGTCATCATCGCTGTCCTTGTCAAACATTGTGTTCTCTTTGGATGCAGCTAGGTCAGCGAACCAATGCAAAGTGTCAGGTTGAGGGGATCCTGGCTGAACGACAACATTACACATTGCTACCAGACTCTCTGCTGCGGTTATAGCAAGAGAATCCCTTAAGGGATCATCGCTTTCGTGAGGAACAAGTTCACCTGATTCACAAGCATCTATCTCTGGATCATCCATGATTGGCAATGGTTCATTCAGGTCAATGAGATTCCTAAAATCTCTGTCAGCTTCCTCCCTCTGGGGTTGCATTTCCATGTCAGGTTCACACTTAATCAATGGTCCAACGTTTAGGTCATACTGAAGAGTGGGTGAGCACCGAGAATCTTTTTCAGTGCCAACACTGTTGGGAAAGGTGGGGACTCTTGTGGGAGTTTTATTTTGTGAATTAAACGTGGGACTGGGCAATATCTGGTAATGGCAATTTGCATAACTTGATGGGACTTCTGACTTCATCAGGCTTACCTGTTTCCAAGAGATATCAACCATTGACTTCTCACTTCCCTGTTCCCAAGTAGCGGCGGTATCTACTGGCGCATCATTCAGATCTATATCCTTCAGGTTATGATGGAGTGGAGGGAGCTTTCGATGTTGTGCCTCTTCATGAATCTTCAATGAATGATGATATGGTGCATTTGGAGTACAATCCACTGAGAACCCACTGGAAAGAGCATGCTTAGCAGTGGATGTTTCAGCAGCACCATAATGACTCTTAGTCAAGTAGCTTGTGCTGTTGATTTGCCATGGAGGATTCAGTGCGTGATTGAAGCTAGGCGGTGCAAAGATCAGATGATTGAAGGTTCTAGCACTAGGCGAGTAATGCCCCATTGAGGAACCAGTACGATTTTGGTTGTACCATCCCATGTTAACATTGGAGTCTGAAAAAGAATAGTAAAATACATTAGTGTGCACTAATGGCTAGATAGTGATTTAACCACGAAGCTATAAAACTTGCAGCAATCAGTATAAAAATAAACTTGCAGCAAAAAGGGTGTACAAATCTTACCATCCTTTCTCTGTTGGAATGAATTACTATGCCTTATATCCTCATTTGCACCAAAGAACCTAGAGGAAGATATTTTACCAAcacatttttcttttaattttcctTCCG harbors:
- the LOC117848866 gene encoding uncharacterized protein; translation: MGTKVEGETYIPGYFDMADSSVNSNGNALPYYKENKPNVHLSDKFTITSQNGSVHYDKEMLKRTMLVHEATFRKQVYELHRLYRTQKEIMAQFQREEFKGCPRYAEALQPRSSASQILLEDVKRVRQTATPISGHDLKQSSINLINESSSQFSVSGAPLRHSNVRSQKKMLDLQLPADVYADDDDEVEILEVRPSKRSPWVSGSVLGRNVNLNLENSEGSSHVEKSWITDTQAHHSSAAHILNKPVEESSSMKITDFLGVGTSASQNQHYVSQGVNLNLLSSEGKLKEKCVGKISSSRFFGANEDIRHSNSFQQRKDDSNVNMGWYNQNRTGSSMGHYSPSARTFNHLIFAPPSFNHALNPPWQINSTSYLTKSHYGAAETSTAKHALSSGFSVDCTPNAPYHHSLKIHEEAQHRKLPPLHHNLKDIDLNDAPVDTAATWEQGSEKSMVDISWKQVSLMKSEVPSSYANCHYQILPSPTFNSQNKTPTRVPTFPNSVGTEKDSRCSPTLQYDLNVGPLIKCEPDMEMQPQREEADRDFRNLIDLNEPLPIMDDPEIDACESGELVPHESDDPLRDSLAITAAESLVAMCNVVVQPGSPQPDTLHWFADLAASKENTMFDKDSDDDFEALTLKLQETKSTEHHSTPRATQKDNCDNGHCSAASLLTPKPQRGKGRGRRKRKDFQRDILPCLALLPKHEVSEDLRALGRPKPVTPMKGGGRGGQQPRGRRRARSMAVAMEVEEVEVSPPPGLPPLAPADLDADALGITRWGRTTRRCRRPRCPPANNASLHVA